The Microscilla marina ATCC 23134 genome includes a window with the following:
- a CDS encoding sensor histidine kinase produces the protein MKPQKIITIVLHGLFWLAISFFYYSFSSSRLTYTDKNSIFQDVHYTDLQFFIPLLIGNIFKAILFYGNSEVLMKTFLQQKRYFSYLVNFVGLVVMCYGIEIGVDYFLVQVVPPTMPQDAYPPNHFQGIVSLQPAFYLIFIITSFGARFTQDWVQHETEKQYLQQSKLQTELKFLKSQINPHFLFNTLNNLYASALSDGSERTAEGIAKLSKLIRYMLHESNVDRIALEREVAYIETYIELQKLRFAGKNNTVNINFEVEIDAPACLIAPMLLITFVENAFKHGISKQQTSSISIELKVSNQQLSFRVENTVNPFANNQLEEKSGLGLKNVQRQLELLYANKYTLEVVPDKEVFKVNLVLTL, from the coding sequence ATGAAACCTCAAAAAATAATTACTATAGTATTGCATGGGCTTTTTTGGCTTGCGATTTCTTTTTTTTACTACAGCTTTTCATCCAGCAGGTTAACCTACACCGACAAAAACAGTATTTTTCAGGATGTGCACTATACCGATCTCCAGTTTTTTATTCCCCTACTCATTGGCAACATCTTTAAGGCAATACTGTTTTATGGCAACTCTGAAGTGTTGATGAAGACTTTTCTGCAACAAAAACGGTACTTTAGTTACTTGGTCAACTTTGTGGGCTTGGTGGTGATGTGTTATGGGATAGAGATAGGAGTAGATTATTTTTTGGTACAGGTAGTCCCTCCTACTATGCCACAAGATGCCTACCCACCTAATCACTTTCAAGGCATAGTGTCTCTGCAGCCCGCTTTTTATCTCATATTTATTATTACCTCGTTTGGGGCTCGCTTTACGCAAGACTGGGTGCAGCACGAAACCGAAAAGCAATATTTGCAACAATCCAAGCTTCAAACCGAGCTTAAGTTTTTAAAGTCGCAGATCAACCCCCATTTTTTGTTCAATACCCTCAACAATTTATATGCTTCAGCGCTAAGCGATGGTTCGGAACGAACAGCAGAAGGCATTGCCAAGTTGTCGAAACTGATTAGGTACATGTTGCACGAAAGTAATGTAGATAGAATAGCCCTGGAGCGCGAAGTGGCTTATATTGAGACTTATATAGAGTTGCAGAAACTGCGGTTTGCCGGAAAAAACAACACAGTAAACATTAACTTTGAGGTAGAAATAGATGCGCCTGCATGCCTAATTGCCCCTATGTTGTTGATTACTTTTGTCGAGAACGCCTTTAAGCACGGCATTAGCAAACAACAAACATCGTCGATTAGCATTGAGCTAAAAGTAAGCAATCAGCAATTGAGCTTTCGGGTAGAGAACACGGTAAATCCGTTTGCCAACAATCAGTTAGAAGAAAAGTCGGGCTTGGGACTCAAAAACGTTCAAAGACAACTTGAGTTGCTGTATGCTAATAAGTATACCCTCGAAGTAGTGCCTGACAAAGAGGTTTTTAAGGTCAACCTGGTATTGACGTTGTAA
- a CDS encoding serine hydrolase domain-containing protein produces the protein MKKITLFNLCIFLMALFALSTLQAQNHARTIDQYLTKANQEGFSGVALVAHKGKIIFSQGYGFANREKRLAFDPNSVFDIGSITKQFTGAAIMKLEMEGKLKTSDVLTKYLPNLPAHMHKITLHHLLTHSAGLPGGIGPDEEVLGKEAYLKRLFTKKLSDSFGSFAYSNVGYSLLAMVIEQASGMEYEQFLHKKIFAPAGMTQTGYRLPTWSTKNIVVGYRNGNRWGSTHLKSHYNQGVTYHLKGNGGIMSTVLDLHKWYKAIKNNTVLSKEATQKYIAKHIKDGGGHYGYGWGTEPKPGREIVWHNGGNGFFNAFMGYYLAKDLVIIVATNYGKSADPYAHPIDRIMHGEFKTMNEKLAKRYQGAYRLPSGEKFKVRFNANSQLEVPIHQAALYQLFSGSIADKASVAATYNQKISVLGNTLLKHNYAQYAKIEHQYMLEGSEAAIASQIKRSLERREKRLGKIKAVEVLGSVARQKGKYYLSAARFAFAKGNNYVFYTWKGNRLIGVRVLNEAGMTKKFDYQGKHAFFAESNQLKIQLTTQQGKPAIRVGDKVLVKE, from the coding sequence ATGAAAAAAATCACCCTATTCAATCTTTGTATTTTCTTAATGGCACTGTTTGCCTTGAGTACATTGCAAGCCCAAAACCACGCCCGTACCATTGATCAATACCTGACTAAAGCTAATCAAGAAGGCTTTTCGGGGGTGGCTTTGGTAGCACATAAAGGCAAAATCATTTTTAGCCAGGGGTATGGCTTTGCCAATCGCGAAAAGCGCCTTGCCTTTGACCCAAACTCGGTATTTGACATTGGTTCTATTACCAAGCAGTTTACTGGAGCAGCCATTATGAAATTGGAAATGGAAGGCAAACTGAAAACTTCTGATGTATTGACGAAATACTTGCCCAACCTGCCCGCCCACATGCACAAAATCACCCTACACCATTTGCTTACCCATAGCGCAGGCTTGCCCGGTGGCATAGGTCCCGACGAAGAGGTATTGGGTAAAGAAGCTTACCTGAAAAGATTGTTTACCAAAAAACTAAGCGATTCGTTTGGCTCGTTTGCCTATAGCAATGTGGGCTATAGCCTGTTGGCAATGGTAATAGAGCAAGCAAGCGGAATGGAGTATGAGCAGTTTTTACACAAAAAAATATTTGCCCCTGCCGGAATGACCCAAACTGGGTATAGATTGCCCACCTGGAGCACCAAAAATATAGTAGTGGGTTATCGCAATGGCAACCGTTGGGGCAGTACCCACCTCAAGTCTCATTACAACCAGGGCGTTACCTACCATCTTAAGGGCAACGGGGGCATTATGTCTACCGTGCTCGACCTACATAAGTGGTATAAGGCAATCAAAAACAACACTGTATTGTCAAAAGAAGCCACCCAAAAATACATTGCCAAGCATATAAAAGACGGAGGCGGACACTATGGTTATGGTTGGGGCACCGAACCCAAACCCGGACGGGAAATAGTGTGGCACAATGGAGGTAATGGTTTTTTTAATGCTTTTATGGGGTATTATCTTGCCAAAGACTTGGTCATTATTGTAGCCACCAACTATGGTAAAAGTGCTGACCCTTATGCGCACCCAATAGACCGTATCATGCACGGCGAGTTTAAAACAATGAACGAAAAACTGGCGAAGCGCTACCAGGGGGCTTATCGCTTGCCTTCCGGCGAAAAATTTAAGGTGCGTTTCAATGCCAACAGTCAGTTAGAAGTGCCCATTCACCAGGCGGCTTTGTACCAGTTGTTTTCGGGGTCTATTGCCGACAAAGCCTCGGTAGCGGCTACTTATAACCAAAAAATAAGTGTACTTGGTAACACTTTGCTCAAGCACAACTATGCCCAATATGCCAAGATAGAACATCAGTATATGCTCGAAGGGTCAGAGGCAGCAATAGCAAGTCAAATAAAACGCAGCCTTGAACGCAGAGAAAAACGTCTGGGCAAAATAAAAGCGGTGGAGGTGTTGGGCAGTGTGGCACGCCAAAAAGGGAAGTATTACTTAAGTGCAGCAAGGTTCGCTTTTGCAAAGGGAAATAACTATGTTTTCTATACCTGGAAAGGAAATCGACTAATTGGTGTGAGGGTATTGAACGAAGCTGGTATGACCAAAAAGTTTGATTATCAGGGCAAGCACGCCTTTTTTGCGGAAAGCAACCAACTTAAGATACAACTTACTACCCAACAAGGCAAGCCTGCTATAAGGGTAGGAGACAAGGTGTTGGTGAAGGAGTAG
- a CDS encoding HTTM domain-containing protein, translating into MNTLRFNRPVDNAILGVFRIFFGSLMLVSLVRFAAKGWIKDLYLTPKFFFTFEGFHWVQPLPGNGMYWLFGGLMVLCGCIILGLFYRLSMGLFFLGFTYVELIDKTNYLNHYYFISVLSFLLIFFPLHHRFSLDRQWFAQLRQQTVPFWYVAALRCQIGLVYFFAGVAKLKYDWLVHAEPLKTWLAVRTNYPLVGAWLQYDWVPYLMSWAGALFDLSIAFLLAWRVSRPVAYGLVVVFHLLTWLLFNIGIFPWVMMVSATVFFSTGFYQKLCSSPALVPDRPFPALPWRTRLIKGFVAFFLIVQCLLPLRHWLYKGDVLWTEEGFRFAWNVMLIEKTGLVSFMAYDPQTQQQWEILPGKMLTPLQEKMMATQPDMILQLAHHLGEQLKQEGHPKIQIRAKSYLAFNGRKSQPYIRPEVDLMQIKWQQPRNEWLLPLL; encoded by the coding sequence ATGAATACTTTGCGCTTTAACCGCCCGGTAGACAATGCTATTTTGGGTGTTTTCAGGATTTTTTTTGGTAGCTTAATGTTGGTCAGTCTTGTACGTTTTGCGGCCAAGGGTTGGATCAAAGACTTGTACCTGACACCAAAGTTCTTTTTTACTTTCGAGGGGTTTCATTGGGTGCAACCCTTACCAGGCAATGGTATGTATTGGTTGTTTGGTGGGCTTATGGTACTTTGTGGGTGCATCATACTGGGCTTGTTTTACCGCTTGAGTATGGGGCTGTTTTTTTTGGGTTTTACTTACGTAGAACTCATCGACAAAACCAATTACCTCAACCACTATTACTTTATCAGTGTATTGAGTTTTTTGCTCATCTTTTTTCCCTTACATCATCGTTTTTCGCTCGACCGACAGTGGTTTGCCCAACTGCGCCAGCAAACGGTGCCTTTTTGGTATGTGGCTGCGTTGCGTTGTCAAATTGGGCTGGTGTATTTTTTTGCCGGAGTGGCCAAGCTTAAGTATGATTGGCTGGTACACGCCGAACCGCTCAAAACCTGGCTTGCCGTGCGCACCAACTACCCGTTGGTGGGTGCCTGGCTCCAATATGATTGGGTGCCTTACCTGATGAGCTGGGCGGGGGCTTTGTTTGATTTGAGCATTGCTTTTTTGCTTGCCTGGCGGGTGTCTCGCCCGGTGGCTTATGGGTTGGTAGTGGTGTTTCACTTGCTTACCTGGCTGTTGTTTAACATTGGCATTTTCCCTTGGGTAATGATGGTGAGTGCTACTGTTTTCTTCTCTACGGGCTTTTACCAAAAGCTTTGCTCATCGCCTGCATTGGTGCCAGACCGCCCCTTTCCTGCGCTACCTTGGCGCACTCGGTTGATCAAAGGCTTTGTGGCGTTTTTTTTAATAGTTCAATGTTTGCTGCCATTGCGACACTGGTTGTACAAAGGCGATGTGCTTTGGACAGAAGAAGGGTTTAGGTTTGCCTGGAATGTGATGTTGATTGAAAAAACGGGCTTGGTAAGTTTTATGGCTTATGACCCACAAACCCAACAACAATGGGAGATTTTACCGGGCAAAATGCTGACGCCTTTGCAGGAAAAAATGATGGCTACCCAACCCGATATGATCTTGCAGCTGGCGCATCACTTAGGCGAACAACTCAAACAAGAGGGGCACCCAAAAATCCAAATCAGGGCAAAGTCATACCTGGCATTTAATGGTAGAAAAAGCCAGCCTTACATTCGCCCTGAGGTAGATTTGATGCAGATAAAATGGCAACAGCCTCGCAATGAATGGCTGTTACCTCTTTTGTAA
- a CDS encoding imelysin family protein, with the protein MKRNTLLYIYCLLGLLGCIKQEQESYNRQLILENVGNNIIVPQLNALQQEMSTLVKAAQAFETETTAENLQLVRNAWQAATLQWERCAFFNFGPIKMQETSLKIDFNPARTHIIESVLGDADITLNQAYMATLGAAAKGFPTIEFLLFDREKTLEQMLALFTTDAQAIRRKAYVRAAAQNIEVQVTAVAQEWANNGGNYLQTFIKNSQGGNDAVNTLANKMIETAEIVANTKLGAPLGVQLKDGTPQPEKTEAWRSKTSLAHLVANLDMMTMVFKGDSGDGFDDYLNALKASGSGQSLANSIVAHIAKTKEAVLAIQPTLYEAVSADQTQTKAAYALARELVVLIKVDMMNALGGIVTFNDNDGD; encoded by the coding sequence ATGAAAAGAAATACACTGCTTTATATATATTGCTTATTGGGCTTGCTGGGCTGCATTAAACAAGAACAAGAAAGTTATAACCGTCAGCTCATTCTGGAGAATGTGGGGAATAATATCATTGTTCCACAATTGAATGCTTTGCAGCAAGAAATGAGCACTTTGGTAAAGGCTGCCCAGGCTTTTGAAACCGAAACCACTGCCGAAAACCTGCAATTGGTACGCAATGCCTGGCAAGCCGCAACATTGCAATGGGAACGCTGTGCTTTTTTTAACTTTGGGCCTATCAAAATGCAGGAAACCAGTCTCAAAATTGACTTTAACCCTGCCCGTACTCACATCATTGAGAGTGTGCTGGGCGATGCTGACATCACGCTAAATCAAGCATATATGGCTACACTAGGGGCTGCCGCTAAGGGGTTTCCAACCATCGAGTTTTTGTTGTTCGACCGCGAAAAAACGCTGGAGCAAATGCTTGCCCTGTTTACTACCGATGCTCAAGCCATTCGCCGAAAGGCTTATGTAAGGGCAGCAGCACAAAACATTGAAGTACAGGTGACAGCAGTAGCACAGGAGTGGGCAAACAACGGGGGCAATTATCTCCAGACTTTTATTAAAAATAGTCAGGGAGGCAACGATGCAGTCAATACACTTGCCAATAAAATGATTGAAACGGCAGAAATTGTTGCCAATACCAAACTGGGCGCGCCGCTGGGGGTGCAGCTCAAAGATGGTACTCCTCAACCCGAAAAAACGGAGGCTTGGCGTAGTAAAACTTCGTTGGCACATTTGGTCGCAAACCTGGATATGATGACAATGGTTTTTAAGGGTGATTCGGGCGATGGTTTTGATGATTATCTCAATGCACTGAAAGCGTCGGGCAGTGGGCAATCGCTTGCCAATAGTATAGTGGCGCACATTGCCAAAACCAAAGAGGCGGTGCTTGCCATTCAACCCACTTTGTATGAGGCTGTAAGTGCCGACCAAACGCAGACAAAGGCAGCTTATGCCCTTGCGCGTGAGTTGGTGGTGCTTATCAAGGTAGACATGATGAATGCCTTGGGGGGAATTGTGACGTTTAATGACAATGATGGGGATTAG
- a CDS encoding di-heme oxidoreductase family protein, with the protein MTHIRFLTLFLSLLAYCSVVFISCQSETEMLMPEENEELSGGETTVFASSAKAFDKSVRNLSNENFDHFFVGNSFFRNPWVSAPASTTARDGLGPLFNAVSCAGCHVNDGRGTPPAPGGVFESMLIRLSIPGQTEHGGPLGDPTYGNQLNNKHILGVKAEGNVALSYVEVAGKFDDGETYTLRKPVYTFKNLGYGAMSPQILFSPRVAPMIPGLGLLQAINEIDILAQADPNDINKDGVSGRPNYVWDVVKEKKTLGRFGWKANKPTLKQQVAGAFLGDMGITSPLFPNENCTSGQTNCQQAPNGGSPEISAENLDAVTAYNHLVAVPARRNWQDGEVLKGKALFRKIGCMTCHTPKFTTGTLRGFPELSGQVIRPYTDLLLHDMGDDLADNRPDFEATGNEWRTPPLWGIGLVQTVNGHTNFMHDGRARNLQEAILWHGGEGVKAKEAYMKLSKGDRQAVIKFLESL; encoded by the coding sequence ATGACACATATAAGATTCCTTACGCTTTTTCTTAGTTTACTGGCTTACTGTAGCGTAGTTTTTATCAGTTGCCAGTCAGAAACAGAAATGTTGATGCCCGAAGAAAACGAAGAACTTTCGGGAGGCGAAACTACGGTTTTTGCCAGCAGCGCCAAGGCTTTTGACAAGTCGGTGCGTAACCTCAGCAATGAAAATTTTGATCATTTTTTTGTAGGCAACTCCTTTTTCCGCAACCCTTGGGTATCGGCGCCTGCCTCTACTACCGCCCGCGATGGCTTAGGGCCTTTATTCAATGCAGTGTCGTGTGCAGGGTGCCACGTAAACGACGGACGAGGTACACCGCCTGCTCCGGGTGGGGTGTTTGAGTCTATGCTTATCAGGTTGAGCATTCCGGGGCAAACCGAACACGGAGGACCTCTGGGCGACCCTACCTATGGCAACCAGCTCAACAACAAGCATATATTGGGGGTAAAGGCAGAAGGCAATGTAGCACTGAGTTATGTAGAGGTGGCGGGGAAGTTTGACGACGGCGAAACCTATACCTTGCGCAAACCTGTGTATACCTTCAAAAACCTGGGCTATGGGGCTATGTCGCCTCAAATATTGTTTTCGCCCAGGGTGGCACCTATGATTCCGGGGTTGGGGCTACTACAGGCGATCAACGAAATAGATATTTTGGCACAAGCCGACCCCAATGACATCAACAAGGATGGGGTGTCGGGCAGACCCAACTATGTGTGGGATGTGGTGAAAGAAAAAAAGACACTGGGCAGGTTTGGCTGGAAAGCCAACAAACCTACGCTAAAACAACAAGTAGCGGGGGCTTTTCTGGGCGATATGGGCATTACTTCGCCTTTGTTTCCTAACGAAAACTGTACTTCGGGGCAAACCAACTGCCAACAGGCGCCCAATGGAGGTAGCCCTGAGATAAGCGCCGAAAACCTGGACGCGGTAACGGCTTATAACCATTTGGTGGCAGTACCCGCTCGCCGCAACTGGCAAGATGGTGAGGTGCTTAAGGGCAAGGCATTGTTTCGCAAAATTGGTTGTATGACTTGCCACACACCCAAGTTTACGACTGGTACTCTTAGGGGCTTTCCAGAACTGTCGGGGCAGGTCATTCGCCCTTATACCGATTTGTTGTTGCACGACATGGGCGATGACCTGGCAGATAATCGCCCTGATTTTGAGGCAACGGGTAATGAATGGCGTACTCCGCCTTTGTGGGGCATTGGCTTGGTACAAACGGTAAACGGGCATACCAATTTTATGCACGATGGGCGGGCACGCAATTTACAAGAGGCTATTCTTTGGCATGGTGGCGAGGGTGTCAAGGCGAAGGAGGCTTATATGAAATTGTCGAAAGGTGACCGTCAGGCGGTCATTAAGTTTTTGGAGTCGCTTTAG
- a CDS encoding imelysin family protein, protein MQLIKVLPLLVFVMLLNACKKKEETTPPTPDATQVAEVLETYAKIAHQSYSDSYDKVVALKTSIDAFVANPDQAKFDAAKQAWKDAREPYGQTEVFRFYEGPIDNSATGPEGAINAWPLDENFIDYVAGNATAGIINDLTQTIDAATLRGNNEKGGEKNISIGYHAIEFLLWGQDTNPGGDYSNAGQRAFTDYTTATNADRRKTYLHVTIDLLLEDLKTVRDAWAEGASYRTSFVADGNKSIVRILTGMGSLSEAELAGERMKVALFNHDQEDEHSCFSDNTHRDIVTNAQGIYNVYWGTYGSVTGKGIASLVEVVDKELYAQIKTELEATKAATLAIQAPFDKEISQGNTAGNQRVEVAITALRAQTRSIESIAQKLNLGNLTLETSDALK, encoded by the coding sequence ATGCAATTGATTAAAGTATTACCCCTGCTGGTATTTGTAATGTTACTCAATGCCTGCAAAAAAAAGGAAGAAACTACTCCCCCTACCCCTGACGCTACTCAGGTGGCTGAGGTATTGGAAACTTATGCCAAAATAGCTCACCAGAGCTATAGTGATAGCTACGACAAGGTGGTAGCACTCAAAACAAGCATTGACGCTTTTGTAGCCAACCCCGACCAAGCCAAGTTTGACGCTGCCAAGCAAGCCTGGAAAGACGCCCGCGAACCTTATGGGCAAACCGAGGTTTTTCGTTTTTACGAAGGGCCTATCGATAACTCTGCTACTGGTCCGGAGGGGGCGATCAATGCCTGGCCATTGGACGAAAACTTTATAGATTATGTAGCCGGCAATGCCACGGCTGGTATCATCAATGATTTAACCCAAACCATTGATGCTGCTACATTGAGAGGCAACAACGAAAAAGGGGGTGAAAAAAATATCAGCATTGGCTACCACGCCATTGAGTTTTTGTTGTGGGGACAAGATACCAACCCTGGCGGCGACTACAGCAACGCCGGCCAACGTGCTTTTACTGATTATACTACGGCTACCAATGCCGACCGACGCAAAACATATTTGCACGTAACGATTGATTTATTGCTCGAGGACTTAAAAACAGTGAGAGATGCCTGGGCAGAGGGTGCCAGTTACCGCACTAGTTTTGTAGCAGATGGCAACAAGTCGATAGTAAGAATTTTGACCGGAATGGGTAGCTTGTCTGAAGCAGAACTTGCCGGAGAGCGTATGAAGGTAGCTTTGTTTAACCACGACCAGGAAGACGAACACTCTTGCTTTAGCGATAATACTCACCGTGATATAGTAACCAATGCCCAGGGAATTTATAATGTATACTGGGGTACTTATGGCAGTGTTACGGGCAAGGGCATTGCCTCCTTGGTAGAAGTAGTCGACAAAGAACTGTATGCCCAGATAAAAACCGAACTGGAAGCTACCAAAGCAGCTACACTGGCTATTCAGGCGCCCTTCGACAAGGAGATAAGCCAAGGCAATACAGCTGGAAACCAACGCGTAGAGGTGGCGATCACGGCTCTGAGAGCCCAAACCCGTTCTATTGAGTCGATTGCTCAAAAGCTCAACTTAGGTAACCTTACGCTGGAAACGTCTGACGCTTTGAAATAA
- the def gene encoding peptide deformylase: MIYPIVAYGDPVLKKKAEEIAPGTDVSELVENMFETMYEAHGVGLAAPQIGKSLRLFVIDPEPMDEALQNMKMTFINPVILEEEGTEWVFEEGCLSIPDIRENVSRQPKIRIKYFDLNWKEHEAEYDGMAARVIQHEYDHIEGVLFTDYLSGFKKRLLKSRLTKISKGDVRVDYRMRFPAAKK, translated from the coding sequence ATGATTTATCCGATTGTGGCTTACGGTGACCCCGTATTGAAAAAAAAAGCCGAGGAAATAGCACCAGGTACTGATGTGAGTGAACTGGTAGAAAATATGTTTGAAACCATGTATGAGGCGCATGGCGTGGGGCTGGCAGCTCCGCAAATAGGCAAAAGCCTGCGTTTGTTTGTGATTGACCCTGAGCCAATGGATGAGGCGCTACAAAACATGAAGATGACTTTTATTAACCCGGTGATACTGGAAGAAGAAGGTACCGAATGGGTATTTGAAGAAGGTTGTTTGAGTATTCCTGACATAAGAGAGAATGTAAGTCGACAGCCTAAAATTCGTATCAAATACTTTGACCTCAACTGGAAAGAACACGAAGCAGAGTATGATGGTATGGCGGCAAGGGTGATTCAGCACGAATACGACCATATAGAAGGGGTATTGTTTACCGATTACCTTTCGGGCTTTAAGAAACGTTTGCTCAAGTCGCGCCTTACCAAAATAAGCAAGGGTGATGTACGGGTTGATTATAGGATGCGTTTTCCTGCGGCAAAAAAATAA